From the genome of Candidatus Methylopumilus rimovensis, one region includes:
- a CDS encoding uroporphyrinogen-III synthase has protein sequence MSKKELHQTGIVITRPSHQTGEIKALVNEHQGHPIEFPLLEIKSKSQNEIFQNIVLKLDDYDWAIFISSNAVQFGMPVVKQAFHTLPKLTQFAAIGPSTQKALKLFDVNNVLIPDENFDSEGLLATKEMNDIKNKKIVIFRGEGGRETLAETLRARGAEVTYAECYTRTFPQSNLDLLKAFSEKIHISAVFITSSEACKEFVRLSRLKDMNFLKDVLFIVNHPRMVSVLERESFMTFASDEPSDQSMMKKLLETIDH, from the coding sequence ATGAGCAAAAAAGAACTCCATCAAACAGGTATTGTAATTACACGTCCCTCTCATCAAACAGGGGAAATTAAAGCTTTGGTGAACGAGCACCAAGGACATCCAATTGAATTTCCATTGCTTGAAATCAAGTCAAAAAGCCAAAATGAAATTTTTCAAAATATCGTTTTGAAATTAGATGATTATGATTGGGCTATTTTTATTAGCTCAAATGCAGTTCAATTTGGTATGCCGGTAGTAAAACAGGCATTTCACACATTACCTAAGTTAACCCAATTTGCAGCTATTGGGCCATCTACTCAAAAAGCATTGAAATTATTTGATGTAAATAATGTACTCATCCCAGATGAAAACTTTGATAGTGAAGGTTTGCTTGCTACCAAGGAAATGAATGACATTAAAAATAAAAAAATTGTAATTTTTAGAGGTGAAGGCGGTCGAGAAACTTTGGCAGAAACATTAAGGGCTCGAGGCGCTGAGGTCACTTATGCGGAATGTTATACACGCACTTTTCCTCAGAGTAATTTAGATTTACTAAAGGCTTTTTCCGAAAAAATTCATATTTCAGCAGTATTTATTACAAGCTCGGAAGCATGCAAAGAATTTGTTCGTTTAAGCCGTTTGAAAGATATGAATTTTTTAAAAGATGTTCTTTTTATTGTAAATCATCCAAGAATGGTAAGCGTGCTTGAAAGAGAATCTTTTATGACTTTTGCGTCAGACGAACCGTCTGATCAATCAATGATGAAAAAACTTTTAGAAACAATCGATCATTAA
- the hemC gene encoding hydroxymethylbilane synthase, translated as MTQPKHITIATRESELAIWQAEYIKSQLLSLYPRLEVSILGMTTQGDKTLNKSLSKIGGKGLFIKELEVALQNKEADIAVHSLKDLPMHLSDEFMIAAIGKREDARDAFISNDFGALEMLPPGSVVGTSSLRRQSQLQRRFPELVIEPLRGNLQTRLRKLDKKQYQGIILAAAGLIRLKLKTRIRQYMSPENSIPAVGQGALAIEILKVRADLVELLKPLHHYETAQCVLAEREMSRTLGGSCTVPLGAHAIIENKLLKLQGFVASIDGKEMVKDKVEGSIEDAEKLGEKLAKQLLDQGADKILASLAI; from the coding sequence ATGACCCAGCCTAAACATATAACCATCGCGACACGCGAAAGTGAGCTTGCGATTTGGCAAGCCGAATATATTAAGTCACAACTTTTATCTTTATATCCGAGATTAGAAGTGAGTATTCTTGGTATGACAACCCAAGGTGATAAAACACTTAATAAATCACTCTCTAAAATTGGTGGCAAAGGTCTTTTTATTAAAGAGCTTGAAGTCGCATTACAAAATAAAGAAGCTGATATTGCTGTGCATTCTCTCAAAGATTTACCCATGCATTTAAGTGATGAATTCATGATTGCCGCAATTGGGAAGCGAGAAGATGCAAGAGATGCGTTCATTTCTAATGACTTTGGAGCGCTCGAGATGCTGCCTCCTGGAAGTGTTGTAGGCACTTCAAGTCTTCGCCGACAAAGTCAACTACAACGTCGGTTTCCTGAGCTAGTTATTGAGCCTTTACGAGGTAATTTGCAAACCCGATTAAGAAAACTCGATAAAAAACAATATCAAGGAATTATTTTGGCAGCAGCTGGACTCATTCGACTCAAATTAAAAACGCGAATCCGACAATATATGTCTCCTGAAAATTCAATTCCTGCAGTGGGGCAAGGTGCGCTTGCTATTGAAATATTAAAAGTACGAGCTGATCTTGTTGAGCTATTAAAGCCACTTCATCATTATGAGACGGCTCAGTGTGTTTTAGCTGAAAGAGAAATGAGTCGAACTTTAGGTGGTAGTTGCACTGTGCCTCTTGGCGCGCATGCCATTATTGAAAATAAATTACTTAAACTACAGGGCTTTGTCGCTTCTATTGATGGAAAAGAAATGGTCAAAGATAAAGTTGAAGGCTCCATTGAAGACGCTGAAAAGCTTGGCGAAAAACTCGCTAAGCAACTTCTTGATCAAGGTGCAGATAAAATTTTAGCAAGTCTTGCGATATGA
- the argH gene encoding argininosuccinate lyase — translation MAKKETKKANWSGRFNEPVTELVKRFTASINFDQKLGLYDIEGSMAHAEMLAAQKIITQKDLKAIQDGLQNIQKEILTGTFKWSVDLEDVHLNIEKRLTDKIGEAGKKLHTGRSRNDQVATDLRLWLRAITDETIQKIRTLQLSVVQLADKHQKTIMPGFTHLQVAQPVTFGHHLMAYYEMLQRDLTRFEDAKKRMNQLPLGAAALAGTSYPIDRNKVAKKLKFDGVCENSIDAVSDRDFAIEFTFAASLLMTHLSRFSEELIMWSSPMFGFIEIADRFCTGSSIMPQKKNPDVPELVRGKTGRVTGHLMGLLMLMKAQPLAYNKDNQEDKEPLFDTANTILDALTIYADMLKGITVNEKNMKEATLKGYATATDLADYLVIKGVAFRDAHEIVAKAVHAAIKNKCDLSELKIDELKKFSKMISSDVYKHLTLEGSIKSRNHIGGTSYDQVKKAIEKAKKSLNQ, via the coding sequence ATGGCTAAAAAAGAGACAAAAAAAGCGAATTGGTCAGGCAGATTTAATGAGCCTGTGACAGAACTCGTTAAAAGATTTACAGCATCGATTAACTTCGACCAGAAATTAGGTCTTTACGACATTGAAGGATCAATGGCACACGCTGAAATGTTAGCTGCACAAAAAATTATCACACAAAAAGATTTAAAAGCGATTCAAGATGGCTTACAGAACATTCAAAAAGAAATCTTAACGGGCACCTTTAAATGGTCAGTCGATTTAGAAGATGTACATTTAAATATTGAAAAAAGATTAACGGATAAAATTGGTGAGGCCGGTAAAAAATTACATACAGGCAGGTCAAGAAATGATCAGGTCGCCACTGATTTGAGGTTATGGTTAAGAGCGATTACAGATGAAACGATCCAAAAAATTAGAACGCTTCAGTTGTCGGTTGTTCAGTTAGCAGATAAACATCAAAAAACAATCATGCCTGGCTTCACACATCTTCAAGTGGCCCAGCCTGTGACTTTCGGTCATCATTTGATGGCTTACTATGAAATGTTGCAAAGAGATCTTACAAGATTTGAAGACGCCAAAAAAAGAATGAATCAATTGCCGCTCGGTGCCGCGGCACTTGCGGGTACAAGTTACCCTATTGATAGAAACAAGGTAGCTAAAAAACTTAAATTTGATGGCGTATGTGAAAACTCTATAGACGCAGTTTCAGATAGAGATTTTGCAATTGAATTTACTTTTGCAGCTTCTTTATTAATGACGCATTTATCAAGATTTTCAGAAGAACTTATTATGTGGTCGAGTCCGATGTTTGGATTTATAGAAATTGCCGATAGATTTTGTACCGGTTCATCGATCATGCCGCAAAAAAAGAATCCAGACGTGCCAGAATTAGTGAGAGGCAAAACAGGAAGAGTGACAGGGCATTTAATGGGCCTTCTTATGCTTATGAAAGCACAGCCCCTTGCTTATAATAAAGATAACCAAGAAGATAAAGAGCCTCTTTTTGATACCGCTAATACAATTTTAGATGCACTGACTATTTATGCAGATATGCTAAAAGGCATCACCGTCAATGAAAAAAATATGAAAGAAGCGACTTTAAAAGGATACGCTACCGCCACTGACTTAGCAGATTATCTTGTGATCAAAGGTGTAGCATTTAGAGATGCACATGAAATTGTTGCAAAAGCTGTACATGCAGCTATAAAAAACAAATGTGATTTGTCAGAACTTAAAATAGATGAATTGAAAAAATTTAGTAAGATGATTTCAAGTGACGTATATAAACATCTCACGCTTGAGGGGTCAATCAAGTCCAGAAATCACATAGGCGGTACGTCCTATGATCAAGTTAAAAAGGCGATTGAAAAAGCTAAAAAATCTTTAAATCAATAA
- a CDS encoding efflux transporter outer membrane subunit, translated as MILRLLLLFIFSNLISCALVGPDYKRPEINLPNTYHQEVNKENIATDLNNWWKLYQDPALDHLMDKALNKNVDINAAIARLEEADAYLKQVGAALIPSVDLTSQGNRSKATENGIIPPSFVQPFRKNFNIQLGTSFELDFWGRLRRAKESARAEYIASQYSKDTVVLSLQSTLASNYLLLRSIDSQILALKENVVSRKENLELTKKRLESGLISALDLHQAEAALNNLSAQLSDLMRQREIVANQLILLSGDMNLNIPENKLDALVTPPIPPANMPSSLLESRPDIKEAEQIMIAANANIGVAKAALFPNIVLTANFGRESAELKNIDKTGSDIWGIGLGLTLPIFDSGRAQTRVSQATAKQKQALSYYESSIQNAFKEVNNAIVSLKEYTEQENDLKLTQDAAKKAMDIASNRYKAGYSSYLEYLDAQRIYNDASIAYIQKRQLRLMASVELFKSLGGSWSTQ; from the coding sequence ATGATACTTCGTCTTTTATTACTTTTTATTTTTTCAAATTTAATCAGTTGTGCGTTGGTTGGTCCGGATTACAAACGCCCAGAGATTAATTTACCTAATACTTATCATCAAGAAGTTAATAAGGAAAATATAGCCACAGATTTAAATAATTGGTGGAAGCTTTATCAGGACCCGGCACTTGATCATCTCATGGATAAAGCATTAAATAAGAATGTAGATATAAATGCCGCCATTGCAAGATTAGAAGAGGCTGATGCATATTTAAAACAAGTAGGTGCTGCTCTAATACCTTCTGTAGATTTAACGTCTCAGGGAAATCGGAGCAAAGCAACTGAAAATGGCATTATTCCTCCAAGTTTTGTACAGCCTTTTCGTAAAAATTTTAATATTCAATTAGGCACATCATTTGAGCTAGACTTTTGGGGAAGGTTACGTCGAGCAAAAGAATCAGCGCGCGCAGAATATATTGCATCTCAATATTCAAAAGATACTGTGGTACTGAGTTTACAAAGCACGCTTGCAAGTAATTACTTATTATTACGGAGTATTGATTCACAAATACTAGCTTTAAAAGAAAATGTGGTATCTCGCAAAGAAAATTTAGAGCTAACCAAAAAGCGTTTGGAGAGCGGGCTTATATCAGCGCTCGATCTTCATCAAGCAGAAGCAGCTTTAAATAATCTTTCAGCTCAACTTAGCGATCTTATGCGTCAACGCGAAATCGTTGCGAATCAGCTTATTCTTTTATCGGGCGATATGAATTTAAATATTCCAGAAAATAAATTAGATGCCTTGGTCACACCTCCTATACCTCCGGCTAATATGCCATCGTCACTTTTAGAATCACGGCCAGATATTAAAGAAGCTGAACAAATAATGATTGCAGCTAATGCAAATATTGGCGTTGCTAAGGCGGCTCTTTTTCCAAATATTGTTCTTACAGCAAATTTCGGGAGAGAAAGTGCTGAATTAAAAAACATCGATAAAACTGGTTCAGATATATGGGGAATCGGTTTGGGATTAACACTACCAATTTTTGATTCGGGAAGAGCGCAAACGAGAGTTTCTCAAGCGACAGCCAAACAAAAACAGGCGCTTAGCTATTATGAGTCTTCTATACAAAATGCTTTTAAAGAAGTGAATAACGCGATCGTTTCTTTAAAAGAATATACTGAACAAGAAAATGATTTAAAACTTACGCAAGACGCAGCAAAGAAAGCAATGGATATTGCATCAAATCGCTACAAAGCTGGTTATTCAAGCTACCTAGAATATCTTGATGCTCAGCGTATATACAACGATGCATCGATTGCATATATTCAAAAAAGGCAATTGAGACTTATGGCGAGCGTGGAACTATTTAAATCTTTAGGCGGCAGCTGGTCTACTCAATAA
- a CDS encoding efflux RND transporter permease subunit, with product MSKFFITRPIFAAVISIIIVLAGIAAAFKLSIAQYPQIAPPTVVITANYPGASAETLSKTVAGPIEEQLSGVEGLLYFNSSTDSSGTLNITATFEIGTNIDQATFNVSNRVNIASPRLPEMVRRTGVIVQKKSNDILLVVMLTSKDKQFDPLYLSNYATLNVLDEIKRVKGVGDANIFGARDYSMRIWLKPDRMAQLGITTSDIAAAIQSQNAQYAAGKIGQEPSVTDQQLIYTVNAKGRLLDPDQFGNIIVRAGGPDGILYLKDIARIELGAQTYDINTTLNGKPGVGIPIFLQTGANALDTAKGIKEKMAELKERFPKGMDFEIPYDTSNFVKASMKEVFKTLGEAMLLVVLVVFLFLQNWRATLIPIIAVPISLIGTFAGLYLFGFSINTLTLFAMVLSIGIVVDDAIVVLENIERLMSEEKLSPIKAAIKSMEQVAAAVIAIVLVLCAVFVPVAFMGGIAGELYRQFAVTVAIAVVISGIVALTLTPALCAIILNPNNIHSKFFDHFNNGFNRLTHFYIKVVNSTLRHRLIGGIVFIGIVISSVFLFKFTPTSFIPSEDQGYVITAVMLPDGATISRTSKTTEAVRSAIASDPASTFQFAVNGYDLIGGGNKSNSATMFVRLKDWAERKSSASDIVNKLFGIGMMQPDGLAIAFNPPSIRGLGNSGSMEIYIQSRSDTNPLGLFAAVNLFVEALNKEPHLTGVNTFFRPTVPQLFIEVDEAKAMSLGIPISSIYDTLQSTMGSLYVNDFNKSGRTYRVQLQAEAPYRMKPDDLGKVYVRSNTGAMVPLSAVSSVNSIVGAEQLERFNGLLSAKVLAGGAFGVSSGDAIKLVEKIAKESLPDGYQMAWTGQAYQEKRTGSAALFAFGFAIIMVFLILAAQFETWALPLAVIMAVPFAIAGALIAIMIRGMPNDIYFQIGLITLIGLAAKNAILIVEFASQKMEEGMPIMEAAIEAARLRFRPIVMTSMAFVFGIVPLVFATGAGAAARQSMGTGVFGGMILATFIATIFIPLFFVWLSGHHIRHHGHIDEEKK from the coding sequence ATGAGTAAATTTTTTATTACGCGGCCTATTTTTGCTGCGGTAATCTCAATCATTATTGTTCTAGCTGGTATTGCGGCTGCCTTTAAATTATCGATTGCACAATATCCACAAATTGCTCCGCCTACAGTCGTTATTACTGCAAACTATCCTGGTGCGAGCGCAGAAACACTTTCTAAAACAGTAGCAGGGCCTATTGAGGAACAATTAAGTGGTGTTGAAGGTCTTCTTTATTTTAATTCAAGCACCGATTCTAGCGGTACCCTTAATATAACTGCAACTTTTGAAATTGGCACTAACATTGATCAGGCTACCTTCAATGTAAGTAATCGTGTCAACATTGCTTCTCCTCGCTTACCAGAAATGGTAAGGCGCACAGGTGTCATTGTGCAAAAAAAATCAAATGACATTCTTTTAGTGGTCATGCTCACGTCAAAAGATAAACAATTTGATCCACTTTATTTAAGTAACTATGCAACGCTAAACGTATTAGATGAAATCAAACGCGTCAAAGGTGTGGGTGATGCTAACATTTTTGGAGCTCGCGATTACTCTATGCGAATCTGGCTAAAACCAGATCGAATGGCACAGCTTGGTATTACGACCAGTGATATCGCAGCTGCCATTCAAAGCCAAAATGCACAATATGCGGCAGGTAAAATTGGTCAAGAACCCTCAGTCACTGATCAACAGCTTATATATACAGTGAATGCAAAAGGTCGATTGTTAGATCCTGACCAATTTGGAAATATTATCGTAAGAGCTGGCGGGCCTGATGGCATTCTTTATCTCAAGGACATTGCACGCATCGAATTGGGTGCACAAACCTATGATATTAATACCACATTGAATGGCAAACCCGGCGTAGGCATTCCTATTTTCCTTCAAACAGGTGCTAACGCTCTTGATACGGCCAAAGGCATTAAAGAAAAAATGGCAGAACTCAAAGAGCGCTTTCCTAAGGGTATGGATTTTGAAATTCCTTATGACACAAGTAATTTTGTAAAAGCATCTATGAAAGAAGTATTCAAAACGTTGGGCGAAGCAATGCTTCTTGTAGTGCTTGTCGTATTTTTATTTTTACAAAATTGGCGCGCCACTTTAATTCCTATCATTGCGGTACCAATATCTCTTATAGGTACATTTGCAGGTTTATATCTTTTTGGTTTTTCAATAAACACACTGACACTTTTTGCTATGGTCTTATCTATTGGTATCGTAGTGGATGATGCCATTGTCGTTTTAGAAAATATTGAGCGCTTGATGTCGGAAGAAAAACTTTCTCCCATTAAGGCTGCTATTAAATCTATGGAACAAGTGGCTGCTGCAGTAATTGCTATTGTATTGGTATTGTGTGCCGTCTTTGTGCCAGTTGCATTTATGGGTGGTATCGCAGGAGAGCTTTATCGTCAGTTTGCAGTGACAGTAGCTATTGCTGTGGTGATATCTGGCATTGTGGCCTTAACACTCACGCCCGCATTATGCGCAATTATTTTAAATCCAAACAATATTCATTCTAAATTTTTTGATCATTTTAATAATGGCTTTAATCGCTTAACTCATTTTTATATTAAGGTCGTTAATAGTACCCTCCGTCACCGCCTTATTGGTGGTATTGTTTTTATTGGTATTGTGATTAGTTCTGTTTTTCTTTTTAAATTTACGCCCACAAGCTTTATACCTTCTGAAGATCAAGGTTATGTAATCACAGCGGTGATGCTCCCTGATGGCGCTACAATTAGTCGTACTTCCAAAACCACAGAAGCTGTACGTTCCGCAATAGCTTCAGATCCTGCGAGCACATTTCAATTTGCAGTGAATGGTTATGATCTTATTGGTGGTGGTAACAAATCAAATTCAGCTACTATGTTTGTAAGATTAAAAGATTGGGCAGAAAGAAAAAGCTCTGCGAGTGACATTGTCAATAAACTTTTCGGTATTGGTATGATGCAGCCCGACGGTCTTGCAATCGCGTTTAACCCCCCGTCCATTCGTGGGTTAGGTAATTCTGGCAGCATGGAAATCTATATTCAAAGTCGCAGCGATACAAATCCATTAGGTTTATTTGCGGCAGTGAATTTATTTGTAGAGGCACTTAACAAAGAACCTCACCTTACAGGTGTTAATACTTTTTTTAGGCCTACCGTACCACAACTCTTTATTGAAGTAGATGAAGCCAAAGCCATGAGTTTAGGTATCCCTATCTCAAGTATTTATGACACGCTTCAAAGCACCATGGGTTCACTTTATGTGAATGATTTTAATAAATCAGGTAGAACTTATCGTGTTCAACTTCAAGCGGAAGCACCTTATCGAATGAAGCCTGATGATCTAGGAAAAGTTTATGTGCGCTCAAATACCGGTGCTATGGTTCCCCTTTCAGCAGTTAGCTCAGTGAATAGTATTGTCGGTGCTGAACAGCTTGAACGATTTAATGGGTTACTGTCAGCTAAAGTCCTAGCGGGTGGTGCCTTTGGTGTAAGCTCAGGTGACGCAATTAAACTTGTTGAGAAAATTGCAAAAGAAAGCTTACCTGATGGCTATCAAATGGCTTGGACAGGACAAGCTTACCAAGAAAAACGTACCGGCTCTGCAGCACTCTTTGCGTTTGGTTTCGCCATTATTATGGTGTTCTTGATTTTAGCTGCACAATTTGAAACATGGGCATTACCTCTTGCAGTGATTATGGCTGTGCCATTTGCAATCGCTGGCGCTCTCATTGCTATCATGATTCGCGGCATGCCTAATGATATTTATTTTCAGATCGGCTTAATTACTTTAATTGGTCTTGCTGCTAAAAATGCAATTTTAATTGTTGAATTCGCAAGCCAAAAAATGGAAGAGGGTATGCCAATTATGGAGGCTGCTATTGAAGCTGCTCGTCTTCGATTTAGACCTATTGTCATGACATCCATGGCATTCGTTTTTGGTATTGTGCCTCTTGTCTTCGCGACAGGGGCGGGTGCAGCCGCACGACAATCTATGGGCACTGGCGTATTTGGTGGCATGATTTTGGCAACCTTTATAGCTACTATTTTTATCCCACTCTTCTTTGTATGGCTTAGTGGTCATCATATTCGTCATCATGGCCATATTGATGAGGAGAAAAAATAA
- a CDS encoding efflux RND transporter periplasmic adaptor subunit codes for MPPNFVLPVTMLEVSPTSVPITAEAVGQTEGAKEVEIRPRVGGILLKRKYNEGSAVKAGQTLFVIDPEPYKIALNQARAQYNQTLARAEQAKREKKRLESLIESQSISQREFDNAASDESISVAALAQSRANLKQAELNLSYTNVTAPVNGISGRFQFSEGALISANTSLLTTLAQVNPIWARFSFSDNELKKLGGALNEKNVEEVSIILPDGNEYSKKGKINFAASEINPALGTQELRATFENNEHQILPGQFVRVRVTTGKKDGVFVLPQLAVLNSDQGKFVFVVNEKNQATPRPVITGEWKGKDWVILGGLQAGDKVIIDNLIKVRPGMPVTNMPNFKK; via the coding sequence ATGCCGCCTAATTTTGTTTTGCCAGTGACCATGCTTGAAGTGTCGCCTACAAGTGTTCCTATTACAGCTGAAGCTGTGGGCCAAACAGAAGGGGCTAAAGAAGTTGAAATTAGGCCACGTGTTGGTGGTATTTTATTAAAACGAAAATATAATGAAGGTTCTGCAGTAAAAGCTGGTCAAACTTTGTTCGTAATTGATCCTGAACCATATAAAATTGCCCTAAATCAAGCACGCGCTCAATACAATCAAACTCTTGCTCGAGCAGAACAAGCAAAGCGTGAAAAAAAACGTTTAGAAAGTTTAATCGAGTCTCAATCAATTAGTCAGCGTGAATTTGATAATGCAGCATCCGATGAATCTATTAGCGTTGCAGCCCTTGCTCAGAGTCGTGCAAATTTAAAACAAGCCGAACTAAATCTTTCTTATACGAATGTCACAGCTCCTGTAAATGGCATCTCAGGTCGTTTTCAGTTCTCCGAAGGTGCCCTCATTTCTGCAAATACAAGTTTACTCACTACACTTGCCCAGGTAAATCCTATATGGGCTCGCTTTAGTTTTTCAGATAATGAACTTAAAAAACTAGGCGGTGCATTAAATGAAAAAAATGTAGAAGAAGTTTCTATTATCCTGCCTGATGGAAATGAGTACTCTAAAAAAGGAAAAATAAATTTTGCAGCAAGTGAAATTAATCCAGCACTTGGAACACAGGAACTTCGTGCAACATTTGAAAATAATGAACATCAAATTTTGCCAGGTCAATTCGTTCGTGTTCGTGTGACCACTGGTAAAAAAGATGGTGTATTTGTATTGCCTCAATTAGCCGTTCTTAATTCCGATCAAGGTAAGTTTGTATTTGTCGTGAATGAAAAAAATCAAGCTACACCTCGCCCTGTGATCACGGGTGAGTGGAAAGGAAAAGATTGGGTTATTTTAGGAGGACTTCAAGCTGGCGATAAAGTCATTATCGACAATCTTATTAAAGTGCGTCCTGGCATGCCTGTCACTAACATGCCTAACTTCAAAAAATAA
- a CDS encoding VIT1/CCC1 transporter family protein, with amino-acid sequence MSNNHHSETHFTSTEIVRDVVIGMSDGLTVPFALAAGLSAAVDSSAIIVTAGLAEVAAGAIAMGLGGYLAGKTDIEHYDSELKREVYEIKHLREREISEVEEILSEYGLKGNTLKSVVKSITSNRERWIKFMMKFELNLERPDPKRALISATTISLAYIIGGLIPLTPYIFISDIGPALKMSVIATSIALILFGWIKGRFTGMNQGRSAMQTFVIGALASSAAFGLAHLFS; translated from the coding sequence ATGTCAAACAATCATCACTCGGAAACACACTTCACTTCTACGGAAATAGTTAGGGATGTTGTCATTGGTATGTCAGATGGACTTACGGTTCCATTCGCTTTAGCTGCAGGCTTATCCGCAGCTGTCGATTCATCAGCTATTATTGTGACAGCTGGATTAGCAGAAGTTGCTGCAGGTGCTATTGCCATGGGTCTTGGCGGATATCTTGCTGGTAAAACAGATATTGAACATTATGACTCTGAGTTAAAACGTGAAGTCTATGAAATTAAACATTTACGTGAGCGTGAAATTTCGGAAGTTGAGGAAATACTTTCAGAATATGGACTTAAAGGAAATACACTCAAAAGTGTTGTTAAATCTATTACTTCTAATCGTGAACGCTGGATTAAATTTATGATGAAATTTGAATTAAATTTAGAAAGGCCTGACCCCAAAAGAGCTTTGATTAGTGCCACGACTATTTCATTAGCCTACATTATTGGCGGCCTCATTCCTTTAACGCCGTATATCTTCATATCTGATATTGGACCAGCCCTAAAAATGTCCGTGATTGCGACAAGTATTGCATTGATTCTCTTCGGTTGGATAAAAGGTCGTTTTACAGGTATGAATCAAGGACGCTCAGCGATGCAAACGTTTGTTATTGGCGCATTAGCATCTTCAGCTGCTTTTGGTTTAGCTCACTTATTTTCCTAA
- a CDS encoding MarC family protein, with translation MIEWTFIIKTTIALFAIVDPIGCLPLFLSLTGQHKKINKKNVVKMTAITVFIILVTSLFLGDKILNMFGITMPSFQICGGILLLIMAISMMLGKHQIIESGQNGKSDKELIAFVPLSIPLLAGPGAMSNMIIAAHQAPNLINQSFLVLPCIAVSLLIWLTLSFAENISKVIGAIGTKIITRVMGLLLGSMAIEFITRGVLDIIA, from the coding sequence ATGATTGAATGGACCTTTATTATTAAAACAACCATTGCATTGTTTGCAATTGTAGATCCCATTGGATGCCTGCCACTTTTTCTAAGCCTGACGGGTCAACATAAAAAAATTAACAAAAAAAATGTCGTCAAGATGACAGCAATTACTGTCTTTATTATTCTTGTAACCTCTCTTTTCTTGGGCGATAAAATTTTAAACATGTTTGGTATCACCATGCCAAGCTTTCAAATTTGTGGCGGTATTCTTCTATTAATTATGGCGATCTCTATGATGCTAGGTAAACATCAAATTATTGAATCAGGGCAAAATGGAAAATCAGATAAAGAATTGATTGCTTTTGTACCCTTGAGTATCCCTCTTCTCGCAGGTCCTGGCGCCATGAGTAATATGATTATTGCAGCCCACCAAGCGCCTAATTTAATTAATCAAAGCTTTCTTGTCTTGCCTTGTATAGCTGTGTCTCTTTTAATCTGGCTCACATTAAGTTTTGCAGAAAACATTTCTAAGGTGATTGGTGCGATTGGCACAAAAATTATTACACGCGTCATGGGATTGCTTTTAGGATCTATGGCAATTGAATTTATTACACGAGGCGTATTAGATATTATTGCGTAA
- a CDS encoding radical SAM protein yields the protein MSVSKQYLSIHDHSRELSGLKYIYSVVSRRAGGLSIGINLNVNNACNWQCIYCEIPNLTRGSPPPIELDVLENELRLFLHDIIHGDYMERNVAIEDRHLKDIAFSGNGEPTSAAEFPQVILIVKKILQEFDLLHKIKIRLITNGSLMHETSVLKSIEMLEEINGEVWFKVDAATEETIKTVNQVNLKPNQILERLLNTANICPTFVQTCVFMINGKSPDDKDIDAYIELINKAKKIIKGVHLYGLARPSLQPRAGDLGRISEEELKNIAKKLIGLNIPTTVSY from the coding sequence ATGAGCGTATCTAAACAGTATCTTAGTATTCATGATCACAGCCGAGAATTAAGTGGTCTTAAATATATTTATTCTGTTGTATCAAGACGTGCTGGTGGATTATCTATTGGTATAAATCTGAATGTAAATAATGCTTGTAATTGGCAATGCATTTATTGTGAGATTCCAAATCTTACGCGTGGCTCACCTCCGCCCATTGAGTTAGACGTGCTTGAAAATGAACTACGTCTTTTTCTTCACGACATTATTCATGGAGATTACATGGAGAGAAATGTAGCAATTGAAGATCGTCATTTAAAAGACATTGCTTTTTCAGGCAATGGTGAACCAACAAGTGCTGCAGAATTTCCGCAAGTTATCTTAATTGTCAAAAAAATACTTCAAGAATTTGATTTGCTTCATAAAATTAAAATTAGATTGATTACTAATGGAAGTTTGATGCATGAAACTTCTGTATTAAAAAGTATTGAAATGCTTGAAGAAATAAATGGTGAAGTTTGGTTTAAAGTTGATGCTGCTACTGAAGAAACTATTAAAACTGTTAATCAAGTTAATCTTAAACCCAATCAAATATTAGAGCGACTTCTAAATACTGCAAATATTTGCCCAACTTTTGTTCAGACTTGTGTTTTTATGATCAATGGGAAAAGTCCCGATGATAAAGATATTGATGCTTATATAGAATTAATTAACAAAGCAAAAAAAATTATTAAAGGTGTTCATCTTTATGGTTTAGCAAGGCCTTCATTACAGCCCAGGGCAGGTGATTTAGGACGTATTAGTGAGGAAGAGCTTAAAAATATTGCTAAAAAATTAATTGGCCTTAATATACCGACCACGGTCAGTTATTAA